In a single window of the Delftia tsuruhatensis genome:
- a CDS encoding SfnB family sulfur acquisition oxidoreductase produces MTQTSTQELRALACTPGGRPQPAPLPAQPAHIIRNEAEALEAARSFAALVAPGALQRDRDRLLPWREVEQFSHSGLWGITIPQEYGGAGVSTGTLTQAVGLIAAADGNLGHIPQNHYYALEVLRVGGSPAQKAFFYDRVLRGERLGNALAEIGHRDFRRRTQLLRESAGWFVQGSKFYCTGALFAHWIPTLASAQEDGGERMSLVFIPRDAPGVTVTDDWDGFGQRVTGSGSVQFERVRVEPEWVVPFTSSFERPTTIGPFAQIIHAALDAGIGHGALQAALPFIREHARPWVDSGVASAAQDPLLLQQLGNVHVRLRAADALVGRAALAVDAAQRAPTDDSVAAASVAVAQAKALSTSASLLAGSKLFELAGTASTLAGQGLDRFWRNARVHTLHDPVRWKYHAVGNYVLNGIRPPRHGAL; encoded by the coding sequence ATGACACAGACATCGACCCAGGAACTGCGGGCCCTGGCCTGCACACCGGGTGGCCGGCCCCAGCCTGCACCGCTTCCCGCACAGCCCGCCCACATCATCCGCAATGAAGCCGAGGCGCTGGAGGCGGCACGCTCCTTCGCCGCCCTGGTCGCCCCCGGCGCCCTGCAACGCGACCGCGACCGCCTGCTGCCCTGGCGCGAGGTCGAACAGTTCAGCCACAGCGGCCTGTGGGGCATCACCATCCCGCAGGAGTACGGCGGCGCGGGCGTGTCCACGGGCACGCTGACCCAGGCCGTGGGCCTGATCGCGGCGGCCGACGGCAACCTCGGCCACATCCCGCAGAACCACTACTACGCGCTGGAAGTGCTGCGCGTGGGCGGGTCGCCTGCGCAAAAGGCCTTCTTCTATGACCGCGTGCTGCGCGGCGAACGCCTGGGCAATGCGCTGGCCGAGATCGGCCACCGCGACTTCAGGCGCCGCACGCAGCTGCTGCGCGAGAGCGCCGGATGGTTCGTGCAGGGCAGCAAGTTCTATTGCACGGGTGCCCTGTTCGCGCACTGGATTCCGACCCTGGCCAGCGCGCAGGAGGATGGCGGCGAACGCATGTCCCTGGTGTTCATCCCGCGCGATGCGCCCGGTGTCACCGTCACCGACGACTGGGACGGCTTCGGCCAGCGCGTGACCGGCAGCGGCTCGGTGCAGTTCGAGCGCGTGCGCGTGGAGCCCGAGTGGGTCGTGCCCTTCACGAGTTCGTTCGAGCGCCCCACCACCATCGGCCCCTTCGCCCAGATCATCCATGCGGCGCTGGATGCGGGCATAGGCCATGGCGCCCTGCAGGCCGCCCTGCCCTTCATCCGCGAACACGCCCGGCCCTGGGTGGACTCGGGCGTGGCCAGCGCCGCGCAGGACCCGCTGCTGCTGCAGCAGCTGGGCAATGTCCATGTGCGCCTGCGCGCCGCCGACGCCCTGGTGGGGCGCGCCGCCCTGGCCGTGGACGCCGCGCAGCGTGCGCCCACGGACGACAGCGTGGCCGCCGCCTCGGTCGCCGTGGCGCAGGCCAAGGCGCTGAGCACCAGCGCCAGCCTGCTGGCCGGCAGCAAGCTGTTCGAGCTGGCGGGCACGGCATCGACCCTGGCCGGCCAGGGCCTGGACCGCTTCTGGCGCAACGCCCGCGTGCACACGCTGCACGACCCCGTGCGCTGGAAATACCACGCCGTGGGCAACTACGTGCTCAACGGCATCCGCCCTCCGCGCCACGGCGCCCTCTGA
- a CDS encoding methionine ABC transporter ATP-binding protein, giving the protein MAISIAARQPLTGAPAPQAAQAAPAQAAAARGPGAVAFSGVGKTYQSSAGPVQALDAISLEIAPGSIFGIIGRSGAGKSSLLRTINRLEQPTSGQVLVDGVDIATLGEAQLVQLRRRIGMIFQHFNLLSAKTVHDNVALPLQVAGLPRSRIDARVRELLALVGLQDKAATYPSRLSGGQKQRVGIARALATDPEILLCDEATSALDPETTQSILELLRDINRQLGITIVLITHEMSVIREIADRVLVLEQGRIAELGEVWKVFGHPQHPATRALLAPLQHGLPDDLRQRLRPEPPAGCHERILQLTYRGENGLEPDFPRIAQALGGTVRLVHGGIDRIQGHAQGQLLIALQGGTASHDWNTLTQGPAAIAHDIKDLGYVAESVHSH; this is encoded by the coding sequence ATGGCCATCAGCATTGCAGCCAGACAGCCCCTGACGGGCGCGCCGGCCCCGCAGGCCGCACAGGCCGCACCCGCGCAGGCAGCGGCCGCCCGCGGGCCGGGGGCCGTGGCCTTCAGCGGCGTGGGCAAGACCTACCAGTCCTCGGCCGGGCCGGTGCAGGCGCTGGACGCGATCAGCCTGGAGATCGCGCCGGGCAGCATCTTCGGCATCATCGGACGCAGCGGCGCGGGCAAGTCCAGCCTGCTGCGCACCATCAACCGGCTGGAGCAGCCCACCAGCGGCCAGGTCCTGGTCGACGGCGTGGACATCGCCACGCTGGGCGAGGCCCAGCTGGTGCAGCTGCGCCGGCGCATCGGCATGATCTTCCAGCACTTCAACCTGCTGTCGGCCAAGACGGTCCATGACAACGTGGCCCTGCCGCTGCAGGTGGCGGGGCTGCCCCGGTCCCGCATCGATGCGCGCGTCAGGGAACTGCTGGCCCTGGTGGGCCTGCAGGACAAGGCCGCCACCTACCCCAGCCGCCTGTCGGGCGGGCAAAAGCAGCGCGTGGGCATTGCGCGGGCCCTGGCCACCGATCCCGAGATCCTGCTGTGCGACGAGGCCACCTCGGCCCTGGACCCCGAGACCACGCAGTCCATCCTGGAGCTGCTGCGCGACATCAACCGCCAGCTGGGCATCACCATCGTGCTGATCACGCACGAGATGAGCGTGATCCGCGAGATCGCCGACCGCGTGCTGGTGCTGGAGCAGGGCCGCATCGCCGAGCTGGGCGAGGTCTGGAAGGTCTTCGGCCATCCGCAGCACCCGGCCACGCGCGCGCTGCTGGCGCCCCTGCAGCACGGCCTGCCCGACGACCTGCGCCAGCGCCTGCGGCCCGAGCCGCCGGCGGGCTGCCATGAACGCATCCTGCAGCTGACCTACCGGGGCGAGAACGGCCTGGAGCCCGACTTCCCGCGCATCGCCCAGGCCCTGGGCGGCACGGTGCGCCTGGTGCACGGCGGCATCGACCGCATCCAGGGCCATGCCCAGGGGCAGTTGCTGATCGCGCTGCAAGGCGGCACGGCCTCCCATGACTGGAACACGCTGACGCAGGGGCCCGCGGCCATTGCGCATGACATCAAGGATCTCGGATATGTCGCTGAATCTGTCCATTCCCATTGA
- a CDS encoding MetQ/NlpA family ABC transporter substrate-binding protein, whose product MKLSRVLIAPLAALALFSAHAADKLRIGVVPGAYADSVAVAAREAKAQGIDVQVVEFTDWTTPNVAVDSGDLDINYFQHQPFLDNAIQKNGYKLASAGTGILANVGLYSLRHKAIAQVPQGGKVGIANDPVNQGRGLLLLQKVGLIKLKPGVGYLGSLDDIVENPKKLSFVEVEGPQLVRITGDVDLAQGYPHFIVAAKAFDPSSGLAYSGIEDARFSIQFVVKAGRTQDPVVQKFIRIYQNSEAVKAEALRAFSNDKRLYNLAWVKP is encoded by the coding sequence ATGAAGCTTTCCCGTGTCCTGATCGCCCCGCTGGCCGCCCTGGCCCTGTTCTCCGCCCACGCCGCCGACAAGCTGCGCATCGGCGTGGTGCCCGGCGCCTATGCCGACTCGGTGGCCGTGGCCGCCAGGGAGGCCAAGGCCCAGGGCATCGATGTGCAGGTGGTGGAATTCACCGACTGGACCACGCCCAATGTGGCCGTGGACTCGGGTGACCTGGACATCAACTACTTCCAGCACCAGCCCTTCCTGGACAACGCCATCCAGAAGAACGGCTACAAGCTGGCCAGCGCGGGCACGGGCATCCTGGCCAACGTGGGCCTGTACTCGCTCAGGCACAAGGCCATCGCCCAGGTACCGCAGGGCGGCAAGGTGGGCATTGCCAACGACCCCGTGAACCAGGGGCGCGGCCTGCTCTTGCTGCAGAAGGTGGGACTGATCAAGCTCAAGCCCGGCGTGGGCTATCTGGGCAGCCTGGACGACATCGTCGAGAACCCCAAGAAGCTCAGCTTCGTCGAGGTCGAGGGGCCGCAGCTGGTGCGCATCACGGGCGACGTGGATCTCGCCCAGGGCTACCCGCACTTCATCGTGGCGGCCAAGGCCTTCGATCCCTCCAGCGGGCTCGCCTATTCGGGCATCGAGGATGCGCGCTTTTCCATCCAGTTCGTGGTCAAGGCCGGCCGCACGCAGGACCCCGTGGTGCAGAAGTTCATCCGCATCTACCAGAACTCCGAGGCCGTGAAGGCCGAGGCCCTGCGCGCCTTCTCCAACGACAAGCGCCTGTACAACCTGGCCTGGGTCAAGCCCTGA
- a CDS encoding dienelactone hydrolase family protein has protein sequence MQQKEPPAGRHVRIGALDGSGSFNAYLAVPRSGSGPGLVLAQEIFGVNATMREVADYYAEEGYVVLVPDLFWRQQPDVELGYTPADWERAFGLYKGFDEALGVQDIQACLNALRQRPEVTDGKAGVLGFCLGGKLAYLAACRTDADAVVGYYGVGIEAALDEAERIRCPLTLHVAELDAFCPPEARQRIVQALGGRPRVAVHVYPGVDHAFARKGGDHFHRASALMAHERSIATLKSAIGPHFDLAALWDKHCEYEFATRNVDDTMATMVAEPYVNHIPTMTGGVGFSNLHAFYTNHFVNSNPPDTSLTPISRTVGASQVVDEMLFCFTHTTEIPWMLPGVRPTGRRVEIPLLAVVKFRGDKLYHEHIYWDQASVLVQVGLLDPALLPVAGVETARKLLDETLPSNELLKR, from the coding sequence ATGCAGCAGAAAGAACCCCCGGCAGGCCGCCATGTGCGCATAGGCGCGCTGGACGGCAGCGGTAGCTTCAACGCCTACCTGGCCGTGCCGCGCTCGGGCAGCGGCCCCGGCCTGGTGCTGGCGCAGGAGATCTTCGGCGTCAACGCCACCATGCGCGAGGTGGCCGACTACTACGCCGAAGAAGGCTACGTGGTGCTGGTGCCCGACCTGTTCTGGCGCCAGCAGCCCGATGTGGAACTGGGCTACACGCCGGCGGACTGGGAGCGCGCCTTCGGCCTCTACAAGGGATTCGACGAGGCCCTGGGCGTGCAGGACATCCAGGCCTGCCTGAACGCCTTGCGCCAGCGCCCCGAGGTCACGGACGGCAAGGCCGGCGTGCTGGGCTTTTGCCTGGGCGGCAAGCTGGCCTACCTGGCCGCCTGCCGCACCGATGCCGATGCGGTGGTCGGCTACTACGGCGTGGGCATCGAGGCGGCGCTGGACGAGGCCGAGCGCATCCGCTGCCCGCTCACCCTGCATGTGGCCGAGCTCGACGCCTTCTGCCCGCCCGAGGCGCGCCAGCGCATCGTCCAGGCGCTGGGTGGCCGCCCGCGCGTGGCCGTGCACGTCTACCCCGGGGTGGACCACGCCTTCGCGCGCAAGGGCGGCGACCATTTCCACCGCGCCTCGGCCCTGATGGCGCACGAGCGCAGCATTGCCACGCTCAAGTCCGCCATCGGCCCGCATTTCGACCTGGCGGCCCTGTGGGACAAGCACTGCGAGTACGAGTTCGCCACGCGCAACGTGGACGACACCATGGCCACCATGGTGGCCGAGCCCTACGTGAACCACATCCCGACCATGACCGGCGGCGTGGGCTTCAGCAACCTGCACGCCTTCTACACGAACCACTTCGTCAACAGCAATCCGCCCGACACATCGCTGACCCCGATTTCACGCACGGTGGGAGCCTCGCAGGTGGTGGACGAGATGCTGTTCTGCTTTACGCACACCACCGAGATCCCGTGGATGCTGCCCGGCGTGCGGCCCACGGGACGGCGCGTGGAGATCCCGCTGCTGGCCGTGGTCAAGTTCCGGGGCGACAAGCTCTACCACGAGCACATCTACTGGGACCAGGCCAGCGTGCTGGTGCAGGTGGGCCTGCTGGACCCTGCGCTGCTGCCCGTGGCGGGCGTGGAGACGGCCCGCAAGCTGCTGGACGAGACCCTGCCTTCCAACGAACTGCTCAAGCGTTGA
- a CDS encoding MarR family winged helix-turn-helix transcriptional regulator, which yields MPRPRTSTIPAADAATGPAPDTQVCSQTLALEDFLTFRLGALSNALQTQVTRHYIAPASPVGLTEWRLMGQIQRHGELHASALSRLSLMDKAQISRALQPLIDRGWVLRRADPEHARRHLLQLSEAGQAVFDDVLARARPYQAALLNALTAEERAQLDRILGKLDRASQALDKGLAQGPAQDPASVQP from the coding sequence ATGCCCCGCCCACGCACATCCACGATCCCTGCCGCCGATGCCGCCACCGGCCCTGCACCGGACACGCAGGTCTGCAGCCAGACGCTGGCGCTGGAGGACTTTCTGACCTTCCGCCTGGGCGCGCTGTCCAATGCGCTGCAGACCCAGGTAACGCGCCACTACATCGCGCCGGCATCGCCCGTGGGGCTGACCGAGTGGCGGCTCATGGGCCAGATCCAGCGCCATGGTGAACTGCACGCCAGCGCGCTGTCGCGCCTGAGCCTGATGGACAAGGCCCAGATCAGCCGCGCGCTGCAGCCGCTGATCGACCGGGGCTGGGTGCTGCGCCGCGCCGACCCGGAGCACGCGCGCCGCCACCTGCTGCAACTGAGCGAGGCAGGGCAGGCCGTTTTCGACGACGTGCTGGCGCGCGCCCGCCCCTACCAGGCGGCCCTGCTCAATGCGCTGACGGCCGAGGAGCGTGCCCAGCTCGACCGCATCCTCGGCAAGCTGGACCGGGCGTCGCAGGCGCTTGACAAGGGACTGGCCCAGGGTCCGGCCCAGGATCCGGCCTCGGTGCAGCCCTGA
- a CDS encoding MetQ/NlpA family ABC transporter substrate-binding protein codes for MPTRRNTLLWSLAATLALPGIAAAATLKIGVTPGSLADSVEVAAKEARSQGLDVQVIEFTDWTTPNTALAAGDIDLNYFQHQAFLDNAIRERGYAFTSVATGLLPNIGLYSLKTQRFADLKEGARVGVANDPVNQGRGLLLLEKAGLIQLREGKGPRAGLDDIVANPRRLRFVEIEGPQLVRALDDVDLAQGYPAHFVNAGRPQVAGNALLYSGIDDLYYAIRFVSRQDNARDPRIAQFVRIYQTSGAVQAQIHKSFAANDRLYSLPWRKP; via the coding sequence ATGCCCACGCGCAGAAACACATTGCTCTGGTCACTCGCCGCCACGCTGGCGCTGCCGGGGATCGCGGCCGCCGCCACACTGAAGATCGGCGTCACGCCCGGCTCGCTGGCCGACTCCGTCGAGGTCGCCGCCAAGGAGGCGCGCTCCCAGGGCCTGGACGTACAGGTCATCGAGTTCACCGACTGGACCACGCCCAACACGGCGCTGGCGGCCGGCGACATCGACCTCAACTACTTCCAGCACCAGGCCTTCCTGGACAACGCCATCCGCGAGCGCGGCTATGCCTTCACCAGCGTGGCCACGGGCCTGCTGCCCAACATCGGCCTGTATTCGCTCAAGACACAGCGCTTTGCCGACCTGAAAGAGGGAGCGCGCGTCGGCGTGGCCAACGACCCCGTCAACCAGGGCCGCGGCCTGCTGCTGCTGGAGAAGGCCGGCCTGATCCAGCTGCGCGAGGGCAAGGGCCCGCGCGCGGGGCTGGACGACATCGTGGCCAATCCGCGCAGGCTGCGCTTTGTAGAGATCGAGGGACCGCAACTGGTGCGCGCGCTGGACGACGTGGACCTGGCCCAGGGCTACCCGGCCCACTTCGTCAACGCCGGGCGGCCGCAGGTGGCCGGCAATGCGCTGCTGTATTCGGGCATTGACGACCTGTACTACGCCATCCGCTTTGTCTCGCGCCAGGACAACGCCCGGGACCCGCGCATTGCGCAGTTCGTGCGCATCTACCAGACCTCGGGCGCCGTCCAGGCCCAGATCCACAAGTCCTTCGCTGCCAACGACAGGCTGTACAGCCTGCCCTGGCGCAAGCCGTGA
- a CDS encoding SfnB family sulfur acquisition oxidoreductase: MTTPDVQGTALPGSTHYRQDGALTRLPLPPTPARRIASEAEALEAAQALADAWRLDAADRDRERRLPWDEIERFTASGLGAITVPRAHGGLGASYETLSQVFVTLCAADPSLGQIPQNHFAVLQNLRDMGSEAQQRRWFADVLAGHRLGNAGPERKGRAAHVLQATARLSRDAEGGLRVSGTRFYSTGSAFAHWVPFRAQDEAGRIVQAWVRRDAPGVTVFDDWDSFGQRTTASGSVRLENVRLGEDDVVDAWRFEGTPSLSGPVSQLIQASIDAGIAQGALRDALAFVREKSRPWMDSGVQRASDDPYVIHEVGQLQIEVDAAHAVLLEAARTLDVLADGPVDEQASARGSVAVAEAKILTTEAALQAGEHLLALAGSSASRAAHNLDRHWRNARVHTLHDPVRWKYHLLGNYLLNGALPRRHQWN, from the coding sequence ATGACCACACCGGATGTCCAGGGCACAGCCTTGCCCGGCTCGACACACTACCGGCAGGACGGGGCGCTGACGCGCCTGCCCCTGCCCCCCACGCCTGCCCGCCGCATCGCCAGCGAGGCCGAGGCCCTTGAAGCCGCGCAGGCCCTGGCCGACGCATGGCGCCTGGACGCGGCCGACCGCGACCGCGAACGCCGCCTGCCCTGGGACGAGATCGAGCGCTTCACCGCCAGCGGACTGGGCGCCATCACCGTGCCCCGCGCCCATGGCGGGCTGGGGGCCTCGTACGAGACGCTGTCCCAGGTCTTCGTGACCCTGTGCGCGGCCGACCCTTCGCTGGGCCAGATCCCGCAGAACCATTTCGCCGTACTGCAGAACCTGCGCGACATGGGCAGCGAAGCCCAGCAGCGGCGCTGGTTCGCCGACGTGCTGGCCGGCCACCGCCTGGGCAATGCCGGCCCCGAGCGCAAGGGCCGCGCGGCCCATGTGCTGCAGGCCACGGCCCGCCTGTCGCGCGATGCCGAGGGCGGCCTGCGCGTCAGCGGCACGCGCTTTTACTCCACCGGCTCGGCCTTCGCGCACTGGGTGCCCTTCCGCGCCCAGGACGAGGCGGGCCGCATCGTCCAGGCCTGGGTGCGGCGCGACGCCCCGGGCGTGACGGTCTTCGACGACTGGGACTCCTTCGGCCAGCGCACCACGGCCAGCGGCAGCGTGCGGCTGGAGAACGTGCGCCTGGGCGAGGACGATGTCGTTGACGCCTGGCGGTTCGAGGGAACGCCCTCGCTGTCGGGCCCGGTGTCGCAGCTCATCCAGGCCTCCATCGACGCCGGCATCGCCCAGGGCGCGCTGCGCGACGCGCTGGCCTTCGTGCGCGAGAAAAGCCGGCCCTGGATGGACTCGGGCGTGCAGCGCGCCAGCGACGATCCCTACGTCATCCACGAGGTCGGCCAGTTGCAGATCGAGGTGGACGCGGCCCATGCCGTGCTGCTGGAGGCCGCACGCACGCTGGACGTGCTGGCCGATGGGCCCGTGGACGAGCAGGCCAGCGCCCGGGGCTCGGTGGCCGTGGCCGAGGCCAAGATCCTCACCACCGAGGCCGCGTTGCAGGCCGGCGAGCACCTGCTCGCGCTGGCGGGCTCCTCGGCCAGCCGCGCCGCCCACAACCTGGACCGCCACTGGCGCAACGCCCGCGTGCACACGCTGCACGACCCCGTGCGCTGGAAGTACCACCTGCTGGGCAACTACCTGCTCAATGGCGCCTTGCCGCGCCGCCACCAGTGGAACTGA
- a CDS encoding methionine ABC transporter permease — protein sequence MSLNLSIPIERYWNALADTLMMVGVSGGIAFAVGIPLAVLLIVTAPGGFLASPRVNRAVGSVINGFRATPFIVLLVALIPFTRLVAGTTIGVWAAIVPLAISATPFFARIVEVSLREVDPGLIEAAQAMGCRKWDIVRHVYLPEALPGIIGGFTITLVALISSSAMAGAVGAGGLGDLAIRYGYQRFDTQVMLLVIAVLIVLVTVVQVLGDGYVRRLRSR from the coding sequence ATGTCGCTGAATCTGTCCATTCCCATTGAGCGCTACTGGAACGCGCTGGCCGACACGCTGATGATGGTTGGTGTCTCCGGCGGCATCGCCTTCGCCGTCGGCATTCCGCTGGCCGTGCTGCTCATCGTCACGGCGCCCGGGGGCTTCCTGGCCTCGCCGCGCGTCAACCGCGCGGTGGGCAGCGTGATCAACGGTTTCCGGGCCACGCCCTTCATCGTGCTGCTGGTGGCCCTGATCCCGTTCACGCGCCTGGTGGCCGGTACCACCATCGGCGTGTGGGCGGCCATCGTGCCGCTGGCCATCAGCGCCACCCCGTTCTTCGCGCGCATCGTCGAGGTCAGCCTGCGCGAGGTCGATCCCGGCCTGATCGAGGCGGCGCAGGCCATGGGCTGCAGGAAGTGGGACATCGTGCGCCACGTCTACCTGCCCGAGGCCCTGCCCGGCATCATCGGCGGCTTCACCATCACCCTGGTGGCGCTGATCAGCTCCTCGGCCATGGCCGGCGCCGTGGGCGCGGGCGGCCTGGGCGACCTGGCCATCCGCTACGGCTACCAGCGCTTCGACACCCAGGTGATGCTGCTGGTGATCGCCGTGCTCATCGTGCTCGTCACCGTGGTCCAGGTCCTGGGCGACGGCTACGTGCGCCGCCTGCGCAGCCGCTGA
- a CDS encoding MetQ/NlpA family ABC transporter substrate-binding protein, with translation MSPNKLWLKLAALMGSALLAGAALAAPLKIGVVPGIFADSVEAAAREARKQGLDVQVVEFTDWATPNVALDAGDIDLNYYQNSNYLAHAARSKGFQFTSVQAGILSYLGLYSTKYKSLADLPQGARVAIASDPVNVGRGLRLLQHAGLITLRPDTGLLGTQADIVSNPKKLQFVEIEGPQLARTTPDVDLAQGFPYFIIASKAFDASKGLAYTSYEDDSWAIQFVARSDRAADPRIARFLEIYRNSDVVRKTIHAFYLNDQKLYRLAWLKK, from the coding sequence ATGTCCCCCAACAAGCTCTGGCTGAAGCTGGCCGCACTCATGGGCTCCGCGCTGCTGGCCGGCGCCGCCTTGGCCGCGCCCCTGAAGATCGGCGTGGTGCCGGGCATCTTTGCCGACTCGGTGGAAGCCGCCGCCAGGGAGGCCAGGAAGCAGGGCCTGGACGTTCAGGTGGTGGAGTTCACCGACTGGGCCACGCCCAATGTCGCGCTGGATGCCGGCGACATCGACCTGAACTACTACCAGAACAGCAACTACCTGGCCCATGCCGCGCGCAGCAAGGGCTTCCAGTTCACCAGCGTGCAGGCGGGCATCCTGTCCTACCTGGGTCTGTACTCCACCAAGTACAAATCCCTGGCCGATCTGCCCCAGGGCGCCAGGGTGGCCATCGCCAGCGACCCCGTGAACGTGGGGCGCGGGCTGCGTCTGCTGCAGCATGCGGGCCTGATCACGCTGCGCCCCGATACCGGGCTGCTGGGCACCCAGGCGGACATCGTCTCCAACCCCAAGAAGCTGCAGTTCGTGGAAATCGAAGGCCCGCAGCTGGCACGCACCACGCCCGACGTGGACCTGGCCCAGGGCTTTCCGTATTTCATCATCGCCTCCAAGGCCTTCGATGCCAGCAAGGGCCTGGCCTACACCAGCTACGAGGATGACTCCTGGGCCATCCAGTTCGTGGCCCGCAGCGACCGCGCGGCCGACCCGCGCATCGCCCGCTTCCTGGAGATCTACCGCAACTCCGACGTGGTGCGAAAGACCATCCACGCCTTCTACCTCAACGACCAGAAGCTCTACCGCCTGGCCTGGCTGAAGAAGTGA
- a CDS encoding SDR family oxidoreductase: MEMKNAKTAVVTGGGTGVGKAVALALAGAGYQVVVAGRRQAPLDETCAEAQGKYGAGERMLGIATDVSDPVAVEQLFARTVQRFGRVDLLFNNAGRGNPPGSFLDWTPEQWREVVDVNLNGMFYCLQQAFRTMRDQSPRGGRIINNGSISAHAPRPNSSAYTATKHAVMGLTKTAALDGRAYDIAVGQIDIGNAMTELASRMAKGVPQANGEIAVEPLIDADVVGQSVLYMASLPLEANVLFHTVMATKMPFVGRG; this comes from the coding sequence ATGGAGATGAAGAACGCAAAGACGGCCGTGGTCACGGGCGGGGGCACGGGCGTGGGCAAGGCCGTGGCGCTTGCCCTGGCAGGCGCGGGCTACCAGGTGGTGGTGGCGGGCCGCCGCCAGGCGCCGCTGGACGAGACCTGCGCCGAGGCCCAGGGCAAGTACGGCGCGGGCGAGCGCATGCTGGGCATTGCCACCGATGTCAGCGACCCGGTGGCCGTGGAGCAGCTGTTCGCACGCACGGTGCAGCGCTTCGGGCGCGTGGACCTGCTGTTCAACAACGCCGGCCGGGGCAATCCGCCCGGCTCCTTCCTGGACTGGACGCCCGAGCAGTGGCGCGAGGTGGTCGATGTCAACCTCAACGGCATGTTCTATTGCCTGCAGCAGGCGTTTCGCACCATGCGCGACCAGTCGCCGCGCGGCGGCCGAATCATCAACAACGGCTCCATCTCCGCGCATGCGCCGCGTCCCAATTCCAGCGCCTACACGGCCACCAAGCATGCCGTCATGGGGCTGACCAAGACCGCTGCGCTCGACGGCCGCGCCTATGACATCGCCGTGGGCCAGATCGACATCGGCAATGCCATGACCGAACTCGCATCGCGCATGGCCAAGGGCGTGCCCCAGGCCAATGGCGAGATCGCGGTGGAGCCGCTGATCGACGCGGATGTGGTGGGCCAGTCCGTGCTTTACATGGCCAGCCTGCCGCTGGAGGCCAATGTGCTGTTCCACACGGTGATGGCCACCAAGATGCCCTTCGTGGGCCGGGGCTGA